The proteins below are encoded in one region of Hordeum vulgare subsp. vulgare chromosome 3H, MorexV3_pseudomolecules_assembly, whole genome shotgun sequence:
- the LOC123444416 gene encoding proline-rich receptor-like protein kinase PERK1 isoform X2, whose translation MASWTQSSGGGGGGSPLPAMTGGTFRYDELAAATDGFAEANLLGQGGFGHVYKGTVNGQEVAIKKLRAGSGQGHREFRAEVDIISRVHHKNLVSLVGFCIHAEQRLLVYEYVPNKTLESHLHHGSGRATLDWPRRWKIAVGSAKGLAYLHEDCHPKIIHRDIKAANILLDYNYEPKVADFGLAKCQEAEHTAVSTRVMGTFGYLAPEYAATGKVNDRSDVFSFGVMLLELITGRKPIMTSSDHQPETLVAWAKPLLTKAAEEENYEELIDPELGTNYDAYDMARLVACAAAAVRQTARSRPRMTQIVRYLEGELSAEDLNGGMAPGQSAMHRSGGGNTDDVRRLRRMAFGPGTGTAGGTISEYASSEMSAPTSEYGLNPSSEYTASSAADTEDMADFPHRAGAGRGAAEGDSGEAGRATTEGFSRRTTARRTGRG comes from the exons ATGGCTTCGTGGACGCAGagcagcggcggcgggggcggcgggTCCCCGCTGCCGGCAATGACGGGCGGCACGTTCCGGTACGACGAGCTGGCGGCGGCGACGGACGGGTTCGCGGAGGCGAACCTGCTGGGGCAGGGCGGGTTCGGTCACGTGTACAAGGGCACGGTGAACGGGCAGGAGGTGGCCATCAAGAAGCTGCGCGCCGGCAGCGGGCAGGGCCACCGCGAGTTCCGCGCCGAGGTGGACATCATCAGCCGCGTCCACCACAAGAACCTCGTCTCCCTCGTCGGCTTCTGCATCCACGCCGAGCAGCGCCTCCTCGTCTACGAGTACGTCCCCAACAAGACCCTCGAGTCCCACCTGCACCACG GGAGCGGCCGCGCGACGCTGGATTGGCCGCGCCGGTGGAAGATCGCCGTCGGCTCGGCGAAGGGCCTCGCGTACCTGCACGAGGACT GCCATCCTAAGATCATCCATCGTGACATCAAGGCGGCCAACATCCTCCTCGACTACAACTATGAGCCCAAG GTTGCTGATTTCGGGCTGGCCAAATGCCAAGAAGCAGAACACACCGCTGTTTCCACGCGGGTGATGGGAACGTTTGG ATATCTGGCCCCGGAATATGCCGCCACCGGCAAAGTCAATGACCGGTCCGACGTCTTCTCCTTCGGCGTGATGCTTCTGGAGCTCATCACCGGAAGGAAACCTATCATGACGTCCTCGGATCACCAGCCCGAAACACTGGTTGCTTGG GCAAAGCCCTTGCTGACCaaggccgcggaggaggagaactacGAGGAGCTGATCGACCCGGAGCTGGGGACCAACTACGACGCCTACGACATGGCGCGGCTCGTCgcgtgcgccgccgccgccgttcgcCAGACGGCGCGGTCTCGCCCGCGGATGACTCAG ATCGTTCGGTACCTGGAGGGCGAGCTGTCGGCGGAGGACCTGAACGGCGGCATGGCGCCGGGCCAGAGCGCGATGCATCGCTCAGGGGGCGGCAACACGGACGACGTGAGGCGGCTCAGGAGGATGGCGTTCGGGCCGGGCACCGGGACGGCCGGCGGCACCATCAGCGAGTACGCCAGCAGCGAGATGAGCGCGCCGACGAGCGAGTATGGGCTGAACCCGTCCAGCGAGTACACGGCCAGCAGCGCCGCGGACACGGAGGACATGGCGGACTTCCCGCACAGAGCCGGCGCCGGCAGGGGCGCCGCCGAGGGGGACAGCGGCGAGGCGGGACGTGCAACCACGGAGGGGTTCAGCAGGCGCACCACCGCCAGACGTACCGGCCGGGGGTGA
- the LOC123444418 gene encoding uncharacterized protein LOC123444418: MGGGMEVNKNRWIEEWNAGRENLELNFRFTRRSLAVIGLFGLAVPILVYKGIVREFHMQDEDAGRPYRKFL, translated from the exons ATGGGTGGCGGCATGGAGGTGAACAAGAACCGGTGGATCGAGGAGTGGAACGCCGGCCGGGAGAACCTCGAGCTCAACTTCCGCTTTACCCGCCGCAGCCTCGCCGTCATCGGCCTCTTCGGCCTCGCCGTCCCCATCCTCGTCTACAAGGGCATCGTTCGCGAATTC CATATGCAGGACGAGGACGCCGGCCGGCCGTACAGGAAGTTCCTGTGA
- the LOC123444417 gene encoding vegetative cell wall protein gp1-like, with product MSSPPPDSGGSPPVTPSPTPPVTPVTPAPPDNPVVTPPVAPANNPPPPDTSMFAPPPPVTPSPPPPEAIPPTPVTPSPPPPEAIPPTPVTPSPPPPEAIPPTPVTPSPPPPAAIPPSPVTAPPPPPPVAIPPAVPPQAAAVPPTTAKPPTIANPPVEPPADPPAEPPSNPPPPPPPSPPPPRPPTRPNPPITPSPNPTPVTPSPPPPSPTPTPNPTPATPSPPPARPAPTPPPPPPTDEPRSFPPPPDATPPPPEDAPYSPPAPTDAPAEPAPPPSPLTWSPPPPPLSTDAPATLAKSSSSSRTTVGLGVGVAAGAVVLLGLAAVIFFFLARRRRRRRVRPPGTPGAYVYKFETYSAGGGAFDWKFETEQAHDINNSNMCSAATAPRKKGKVGARSRATWALFV from the coding sequence ATGTCCAGTCCACCGCCGGACTCCGGCGGGTCGCCACCCGTGACCCCATCTCCGACGCCGCCGGTTACGCCGGTGACTCCGGCTCCTCCGGACAATCCCGTCGTGACGCCTCCGGTGGCCCCAGCGAATAATCCACCTCCTCCGGACACAAGCATGTTTGCTCCGCCTCCTCCGGTGACTCCGTCACCACCGCCTCCGGAAGCCATTCCTCCTACTCCGGTGACTCCATCACCACCGCCTCCGGAAGCCATTCCTCCTACTCCGGTGACTCCATCACCACCGCCTCCGGAAGCCATTCCTCCTACTCCGGTGACTCCatcacctcctcctccggcaGCAATTCCGCCTTCGCCGGTGactgctccaccacctcctcctccggtagCAATTCCACCTGCAGTGCCTCCTCAGGCTGCAGCTGTTCCGCCCACTACCGCGAAACCCCCGACCATCGCAAACCCTCCAGTGGAGCCCCCGGCAGACCCTCCAGCGGAACCCCCGTCGaatccacctccgccacctccaccgtcgccacctccaccaaggccgccgacgcggccaaaCCCGCCAATAACACCGTCGCCAAACCCAACGCCAGTGACACCGTCGCCACCTCCACCAAGCCCCACGCCGACGCCAAACCCAACGCCGGCAACACCGTCGCCACCTCCAGCAAGGCCAGctccgacgccacccccacccccgccgACTGATGAGCCACGTTCATTCCCACCGCCGCCTGACGCCACGCCGCCACCTCCTGAAGACGCCCCATATTCGCCGCCGGCCCCGACTGACGCCCCAGCTGAACCAGCGCCTCCGCCGTCACCTCTAACGTGGTCTCCACCTCCTCCGCCGCTCTCAACGGACGCGCCGGCGACCTTGGCCAAGTCCTCGTCAAGCAGCAGGACAACGGTGGGCTTGGGCGTGGGCGTGGCCGCCGGGGCGGTGGTCTTGCTCGGCCTCGCGgccgtcatcttcttcttcttggccagGCGGCGCCGTCGCCGTCGGGTGCGGCCGCCCGGGACTCCAGGTGCGTACGTGTATAAATTTGAGACATACAGCGCGGGTGGGGGTGCATTCGATTGGAAATTTGAGACGGAACAGGCACACGACATAAACAATTCAAACATGTGTTCCGCCGCCACTGCTCCTCGGAAAAAGGGAAAAGTAGGAGCCAGAAGCAGAGCAACTTGGGCCCTGTTTGTTTGA
- the LOC123444416 gene encoding proline-rich receptor-like protein kinase PERK2 isoform X1, with protein sequence MNSYHASLRLVSSLAHRRYIISRKVVAVEIDSSTSASCATPQLATVTMSSPPPPDAAGSPPVTPVPPTPVTPTPPVAIPPAPVNPVPPVALPPQSPPPPPPPDAVPPAPVQADPPTVVNPPVVPPPVNSPPPPAPRPRPPTPNPTPVTPSPPPPRPTPTPTPNPTPVTPSPPPPRPTPTPTPTPRRPPPSSSPAPPDATPPPPGGVPSSPPLPIDAPAAAAPPPSPLTFYPPPPPQLADAPSASAKPPSGSGTALGVGVAVGAVVFLGLAAALIFFFVSKRRRRRRVPPPGTPADFFYDPRQPTTPLQPSHALSTASSTPPLMASWTQSSGGGGGGSPLPAMTGGTFRYDELAAATDGFAEANLLGQGGFGHVYKGTVNGQEVAIKKLRAGSGQGHREFRAEVDIISRVHHKNLVSLVGFCIHAEQRLLVYEYVPNKTLESHLHHGSGRATLDWPRRWKIAVGSAKGLAYLHEDCHPKIIHRDIKAANILLDYNYEPKVADFGLAKCQEAEHTAVSTRVMGTFGYLAPEYAATGKVNDRSDVFSFGVMLLELITGRKPIMTSSDHQPETLVAWAKPLLTKAAEEENYEELIDPELGTNYDAYDMARLVACAAAAVRQTARSRPRMTQIVRYLEGELSAEDLNGGMAPGQSAMHRSGGGNTDDVRRLRRMAFGPGTGTAGGTISEYASSEMSAPTSEYGLNPSSEYTASSAADTEDMADFPHRAGAGRGAAEGDSGEAGRATTEGFSRRTTARRTGRG encoded by the exons ATGAACTCGTACCACGCTAGTCTTCGTCTCGTCTCGTCTCTTGCCCACCGTCGGTATATTATTAGTCGTAAAGTCGTAGCCGTGGAGATCGATAGTTCAACGTCAGCCTCTTGCGCCACGCCGCAGCTAGCCACCGTCACCATGTCCAGCCCACCACCTCCGGACGCCGCCGGCTCGCCGCCGGTGACTCCGGTCCCGCCCACTCCGGTGACCCCAACTCCGCCGGTGGCGATTCCGCCTGCTCCGGTGAACCCGGTCCCTCCTGTGGCACTTCCTCCGCAgagcccgccccctcctcctcctccggacgCGGTTCCGCCTGCTCCGGTTCAGGCCGATCCTCCCACCGTCGTAAACCCTCCGGTGGTGCCCCCGCCGGTGAACTCACCTCCACCGCCTGCACCAAGACCAAGGCCGCCGACGCCAAACCCAACGCCGGTGACACCGTCCCCGCCTCCGCCAAGGCCCACGCCCACGCCGACGCCAAACCCGACGCCGGTAACGCCGTCCCCGCCTCCGCCAAGGCCAACTCCGACGCCAACGCCAACTCCTCGCAGGCCGCCGCCGTCATCTTCGCCAGCGCCGCCTGACGCCACGCCGCCGCCTCCTGGAGGCGTTCCATCGTCGCCGCCGCTCCCGATCGACGCACCAGCCGCAGCAGCGCCTCCGCCGTCGCCTCTTACGTTTTATCCGCCTCCTCCGCCGCAGTTAGCGGACGCGCCGTCGGCATCGGCCAAGCCCCCGTCAGGCAGCGGCACCGCGCTGGGCGTGGGTGTGGCTGTCGGGGCGGTGGTCTTCCTCGGCCTCGCGGCCGCGCTGATCTTCTTCTTCGTGTCCAAGCGGCGCCGTCGCCGTAGGGTACCGCCGCCGGGGACCCCAG CGGATTTCTTCTACGACCCGAGGCAGCCGACGACGCCGCTGCAGCCGTCGCACGCGCTGTCGACGGCGTCGTCGACGCCGCCGCTGATGGCTTCGTGGACGCAGagcagcggcggcgggggcggcgggTCCCCGCTGCCGGCAATGACGGGCGGCACGTTCCGGTACGACGAGCTGGCGGCGGCGACGGACGGGTTCGCGGAGGCGAACCTGCTGGGGCAGGGCGGGTTCGGTCACGTGTACAAGGGCACGGTGAACGGGCAGGAGGTGGCCATCAAGAAGCTGCGCGCCGGCAGCGGGCAGGGCCACCGCGAGTTCCGCGCCGAGGTGGACATCATCAGCCGCGTCCACCACAAGAACCTCGTCTCCCTCGTCGGCTTCTGCATCCACGCCGAGCAGCGCCTCCTCGTCTACGAGTACGTCCCCAACAAGACCCTCGAGTCCCACCTGCACCACG GGAGCGGCCGCGCGACGCTGGATTGGCCGCGCCGGTGGAAGATCGCCGTCGGCTCGGCGAAGGGCCTCGCGTACCTGCACGAGGACT GCCATCCTAAGATCATCCATCGTGACATCAAGGCGGCCAACATCCTCCTCGACTACAACTATGAGCCCAAG GTTGCTGATTTCGGGCTGGCCAAATGCCAAGAAGCAGAACACACCGCTGTTTCCACGCGGGTGATGGGAACGTTTGG ATATCTGGCCCCGGAATATGCCGCCACCGGCAAAGTCAATGACCGGTCCGACGTCTTCTCCTTCGGCGTGATGCTTCTGGAGCTCATCACCGGAAGGAAACCTATCATGACGTCCTCGGATCACCAGCCCGAAACACTGGTTGCTTGG GCAAAGCCCTTGCTGACCaaggccgcggaggaggagaactacGAGGAGCTGATCGACCCGGAGCTGGGGACCAACTACGACGCCTACGACATGGCGCGGCTCGTCgcgtgcgccgccgccgccgttcgcCAGACGGCGCGGTCTCGCCCGCGGATGACTCAG ATCGTTCGGTACCTGGAGGGCGAGCTGTCGGCGGAGGACCTGAACGGCGGCATGGCGCCGGGCCAGAGCGCGATGCATCGCTCAGGGGGCGGCAACACGGACGACGTGAGGCGGCTCAGGAGGATGGCGTTCGGGCCGGGCACCGGGACGGCCGGCGGCACCATCAGCGAGTACGCCAGCAGCGAGATGAGCGCGCCGACGAGCGAGTATGGGCTGAACCCGTCCAGCGAGTACACGGCCAGCAGCGCCGCGGACACGGAGGACATGGCGGACTTCCCGCACAGAGCCGGCGCCGGCAGGGGCGCCGCCGAGGGGGACAGCGGCGAGGCGGGACGTGCAACCACGGAGGGGTTCAGCAGGCGCACCACCGCCAGACGTACCGGCCGGGGGTGA